The DNA segment CGAATATGGTAATTATTCATTATTCATCGTCACTAGATATGAAAATCAAATAATaggagattaaatgtatttttggaaggagAAACGGGGTCCAACTTTGCACGAtgaccgtttgatcaactcgggTGAACGGTGGAGATCGATCATATTTGCCATAACTCATACATTTTATTGGAGTATAGAGATTTGTGTtaagaaggaaataaaattgcTACATCATATATAACCAGAAAACACGATCGAGATAAACAGAAAGAAACTAAGAAAGGACCTATACAATAATTGTCGGAAATAATCAACAAAGATGTGCTCCTCTGAATATTTCCAATAAATTGAGTAAAAAGGATATATATTATACCACACgtagctatatatatacatatatatatatatatatatattgttttacaTATATCGATCGTCTCAGAAAGGAAATTAAATACATGATGCATCTATCTATCTTTGAAGCAAAAACGTACCCTTTATTGAaggcaaatatatatatagatatagctGCAGACACCAGGACCTGGACTCCGGACGGTAGGCTAGATCGATTTAGATGGTATGCATATGCACTAACTACTAGCTGGAGCCTAATTCTTATTAGCTAGGAAGCAAATTATAACACATAAGGGGTGGCACACAGCAAGAGAGGTGTGTTTCTGCGCACACCTAGTCCCGGGGCCTCACTCATATCCACTTGATGGATTCCATCAGGAAGGCTCCAGTCAAACGAGTGCAAGAGGTGCGCCAATGTCAGCTCCATGCTGGCCAGGCCGTAGTTATACCCAGGGCACATCCTTCTTCCTGACCCAAACGGCGTGTACTCGTAGTTGCTTCCAAGGAAGTCGATTGGAGCACCTTCAAACCTCTCCGGCTTGAACTCCTCAGCATCTAATTCCCCCCAGTACTTTGGATCCCTCGAGATGGCCCAAGAATTTACAATGACTCTCGCCTTTGCTGGTATCATGTATCCGTTGATCTCGCAAGCTTCGATGCTTTCCCGGGGGACTAGCAGTGGAGCAGGAGGGTGCAGCCTTAGCGTCTCCTTCACCACAAAGTTTAGGTATTTGAGGCGGTGGTCACTTGCTCGGAGATCAGTCTCGGTGATGATTTGCTTCCCGTGGAACGCTGCCCTGATCTCGGCTTGAAGCTTCCTCATCACCTTAGGATTCGTCATGAGCTCCGACATCGCCCACTCCATCGCAGATGCGGACGTTCCAGTTCCACCAGCAAACATATCCTGTGTAATAATTAAGCGCATACATGCATGGAACAATATAGTCGAAAAAGGTTAGTTATTAATTACTAGCTAGGCCATATATAAACACTTGTGTGAATCGTTTCAAATTTATGTGTTAATTAGTAGCTAGTTACCAAGATGATTGCTTTGATTGTGTTGCGGGTCATGGGGAATCCAAAGCCTCCATTCTCCTGGAGGCTCAGGAGAACATCCACCAGATTGTCCTCCTTGCCGGCCGCCTCATCGGTCCTGGTTTGCTGGAGAATTGCCTCCCTCTCGCTTATGATCTCCTCGAGGATGCCATCCACGGTTTCACGGATGCCTTGGAGCATGCTCCTCATGCCGGTGACCACGCCGAGGAGGCCAGTGAATCTTGGGAAGAGGTCTGGGATTAGGAAGCCGGACGACATGACGACGCTCTGCTTGATGGCTGCCAGAAACTCGGTGGCGTTGCTCCTCTTGCTCCCGAACGCCGCCCGGGAGACGATGCTGTTGGTTATCCTGTGGAGTCTTGAGCTGAGGTCCACCGGTGTTGATGGCCCCGCCGCGCGGATCTCATCGACGAGGCTCAGCACCTGAGCGTCAAAACGTCGGGCAAGTTAGTTAGGCTAGCTGCTGCTGAGTGCTGAGTGCTAGCTGACTTGCATATTATGCAAGCACTTAGAGAAATATTGAGCTATTATATATGCACCGGCCAGTTGACCCCAAATCTAAGTTGATGAGAGAAAAACTTCAACAATTACATGCTCTTCCAGGCCGCAAACGTGGAATATGACTCAAACTCAAGATTTCTGGTTCTGATACAATATATATTAAGATCGATGCATATATTACGACAAGAAAATATATGTAGACGTAGAGAGAAACGATCGAAATGACGACGGATGTACGTACCTCGTCCTCCCTGATGTGCTGGAAGGAGAGGATTCGCTTGGTGCTGAGGATCTCCTGGATGCACAGCTTGCGGAGCTTGCGCCAATAGTCGCCGGAGGGGGAGAAGAGGATGTCCGTCCAGTCGTAGGCGACGATGCCGCCAGCCATGAGCTTGGGCCGCGTGGCGAAGTTGGCGTCGTGGGTCTTGAGCACGTCGCGGGCGAGCTCCTTGGACGTGACCACCACGACGGGCACCTGCCCCACCCGGAGGTGCATCAGCGGGCCGTGGACGTTGGCCATGTCGCGCAGCGCGCGGTGCGCCAGCGTGTTCACCAGACGGTGCGCGCTCCCGATCACCGGAAGGTTCCGTGGCCCTGGCGGCAACCGTGCAGATGACGGCTTCAGGAGCTGAAGAAAGGCAATGGCCAACAGGGAGCAGAGCAGAGCGGAGCACATGAAAAAGAGATCGGCCATGATCGATCTAGCTTAGCTAAGCTAGTTTCTATTGTGGTTACTAGCTACTGATTTGCTCGTAGCCGTGTTTGTGTGTGATGCCCAAGAGCCTTTATATAGGCTGCACTGCCCACCTACTGCATGTATAGGCTAATACATACATTTCAGGAGTCTTTATGATAGATTAATTGTATCGCATGCATACATGTAATATCGAATAATGTCGTTGGGTCAAGCTAGGTCATTAAAAATTAGTTTAAGGAATATTAATTATTCCATTATCGCAATTTGGCTTGTTTTGATAATAAAAAAACTTCCACATGATCCAACTGACATCATTTTTCATGCCTGCTCTTTTCTGAAAACTAGTAACCGTGTACCTGCGACATGTACAACTACAGTTTCTGAATTATACATGCACCTTTTATATTCTGAGTCAACATAAATCAAATAACCGAATATGACAATTTTAAGCTATCCTCCACAGATATTTAACAAAACACTGTAAGCAGAATGAATGCTAGTTTAATTTAATCATGATGCAAGCCTGCAACTAGTATAAGAAAAAATACATTTAGTACAACTTCAATACATCTCACCACTCCAATACGTCTATGTACACAATATTCTTGCACTATTATAGAACCATcgatcactgtcggttttggaaCCGGTAGTGAGTTTCAGGTAGTGAAAGTCCGATTGACATCACTGCCAGTCttttagaaccgacagtgaagccTTTttcaacaaacaaaaaaaaagaaaaaaaaagaaatcatccCGCCATCCACCATCGGATCTCGCCATGCCGCTCCTAATCCCATCACCGCGGCGCCCAGGACCTCGCTGTGCTTGTCGCCGTGGATCCCGCCACCGCAACGCTCTGCACACAGAAACGCGGTGGCacgaaggccaccgccacaaCACAGAAACACCCTCGACGAACTTATAATCCATGATCTTCAGAGACTCTTTGATACCACCACGAAGAACGAATCAACCCGTAACAATTAATTCCAGTCTCTTCTCACTACCGGCTCATAAGAAATAAACAAACACCAACTCCATGTAATCGACGCTACTCCTTCAAGAATCTCCACCACAATCCAAGAACTAGGATAATAAGTAcaacaagaacacaagaagaAGAGATCATAGATGATGCCGATGAAACCACCCATCCCCCAGCCAGGTCGTTGCAGGCCAGGGGCTGAGTTCCCTTCTGCCGCCGCCGTTGTGGCCTGCTCACCCGGGATCCCACCGCCGCCACAGCCTGTGCTCCTGCGGATCCCGCTGTCATTGCTATCGGGGCCCGCTCACTCAGGATCCCATCGCCCGCTCACCCGCCGCTGAGGCGGCCTGTGCTCCCACTGTACCCGAGCGCGTCACCTGCCGCCATCGCTTGGGTGCCATCGAAGGCCCCCATCACTGCCTGGCCGCCGAGAGCCGAGCGCCGCGCCAACACTTGGGGACGATgtgagggaggagggagaggagaggtggcgGAGAGAaaggataagggagagagagagtttggGGGTGGGAGAGATAAGGACTTAGATTTTATGGACGGCCGAGACGTGAACGCGAGACTTAATTGGATTGAATGTAAAATTCGGGTCTGGCTCTATGTTCACTGCCGATTGATAgcacaaaccggcagtgatactatcactgtcgatttttgTTGTGAACCAACCGTGATAATAACCTATCACTATCAATTGTTTTCtgaaaccgacagtgatagtgttTTTCTTATGCACCGACAGTGAAAAtaatatcattgccggttttagTTGATCCAACAGTTATGAGGCGGCAAAAAAtaccatttctgtagtagtgttggtGCTCTTTTCTGTGGGATCTATGTCTTTATTTGGCTTAGCAAGAATCCAAGTCGTATGTCTTGACACACCTCTCGACAATGCAACATAAAGTTGGCCATGCGAGAACACCGGCTCGGGAAGGTAAATACCAACATTAGGGATGGTTTGTCCCTGCGCTTTGTTTATGGTCATTGCAAATTTTAGGTGAATTGAAAATTGTTTTCCTCTTTAACCTGAAAGGAAGTGAAAGGTCATCTGAGAGGGATAGAGGGATCCTAGGTATGAACACCCTCTTTTCGGCATGTTGGCCGCCAACAATCTCGGCACCAATCGCGTTATCTTGGAAGGCTCTAACCATTAGCCTTGTTCCATTGCACAGACCATTGTGGGGATCAAGGTTTCGAAGCAGGATAACTGGGCAGTTGGTTTTGACTTTGAGCACATGTGGGGGCAAGCCATTTGGTGTGATTGAGTTCAGAAAGTCGATCAGGTAGTTGTTGCGTGAATCATCGTCGACGGGGTCAAAGCTGTAGTATACCTTCTCTTTGCTTGGAAACTTATCAATCATCATTGCATTCAGCTCATC comes from the Phragmites australis chromosome 22, lpPhrAust1.1, whole genome shotgun sequence genome and includes:
- the LOC133905294 gene encoding premnaspirodiene oxygenase-like gives rise to the protein MADLFFMCSALLCSLLAIAFLQLLKPSSARLPPGPRNLPVIGSAHRLVNTLAHRALRDMANVHGPLMHLRVGQVPVVVVTSKELARDVLKTHDANFATRPKLMAGGIVAYDWTDILFSPSGDYWRKLRKLCIQEILSTKRILSFQHIREDEVLSLVDEIRAAGPSTPVDLSSRLHRITNSIVSRAAFGSKRSNATEFLAAIKQSVVMSSGFLIPDLFPRFTGLLGVVTGMRSMLQGIRETVDGILEEIISEREAILQQTRTDEAAGKEDNLVDVLLSLQENGGFGFPMTRNTIKAIILDMFAGGTGTSASAMEWAMSELMTNPKVMRKLQAEIRAAFHGKQIITETDLRASDHRLKYLNFVVKETLRLHPPAPLLVPRESIEACEINGYMIPAKARVIVNSWAISRDPKYWGELDAEEFKPERFEGAPIDFLGSNYEYTPFGSGRRMCPGYNYGLASMELTLAHLLHSFDWSLPDGIHQVDMSEAPGLGVRRNTPLLLCATPYVL
- the LOC133904655 gene encoding uncharacterized protein LOC133904655, with translation MRAQSDTWFSEYLLRIGNGTKEMIGADYVCLPDDIVIGYNTTEESIDKFIENVFPCLQNNATLGAYISSRAILSTKNEHVDELNAMMIDKFPSKEKVYYSFDPVDDDSRNNYLIDFLNSITPNGLPPHVLKVKTNCPVILLRNLDPHNGLCNGTRLMVRAFQDNAIGAEIVKEENNFQFT